Proteins encoded together in one Falco peregrinus isolate bFalPer1 chromosome 2, bFalPer1.pri, whole genome shotgun sequence window:
- the LOC129783838 gene encoding basic salivary proline-rich protein 2-like, whose protein sequence is MRRGPGQAGRALSSPTFGVCCNQGASLCPPATFLATGEPGKDACPHPWGCYWLQIGAVSYSSLLSPWHGVMVPVGFPSPCGFSGSEALRQAEMRSSCLSDPQVKDEDKSLAVKRPGKEDGASESVKDTASAPPNPEPPSPEPPKSPEPPPGRGKSPEPVLNGAAVNGLEGPAAEGQGDDGQGLSRRRVVRVVRKVVRKVLPGEDAGSAKEPGRDTKSPEPVPPPRKEETGRSAMPAPPAAPPPPTVPVAPAKPEPKDEISAGLKTLMAKGKTKEHRPRLRPGDRQEKSPEPARGDAKPSLSPGTKAKPEPLVQSSGGKAEPAKASALKPTALERHKVPVCARRGML, encoded by the exons ATGAGGAGAGGTCCGGGCCAGGCGGGCAGAGCGCTTTCGTCTCCCACATTTGGGGTTTGCTGTAACCAGGGTGCATCTCTGTGTCCCCCCGCCACTTTTTTGGCTACTGGGGAGCCTGGAAAGGATGCATGTCCTCATCCCTGGGGCTGCTACTGGCTGCAAATAGGGGCTGTTTCATATAGCAGCCTCCTGTCCCCCTGGCATGGAGTGATGGTCCCGGTGGGTTTTCCCAGCCCCTGTGGCTTTTCTGGCAGCGAGGCTCTGCGGCAGGCTGAAATGCGCTCCTCTTGTTTGTCTGACCCTCAGGTCAAGGACGAGGACAAGTCTTTAGCTGTGAAAAGACCTGGGAAGGAGGATGGGGCT TCAGAGAGCGTGAAGGATACAGCATCTGCACCCCCAAACCCTGAGCCCCCGAGTCCTGAGCCCCCGAAGAGCCCTGAGCCACCCCCAGGGCGAGGGAAGAGCCCGGAGCCGGTGCTGAACGGGGCAGCAGTGAACGGGCTGGAGGGTCCGGCCGCCGAGGGCCAGGGGGATGACGGCCAGGGGCTGTCCCGCCGCAGGGTGGTCCGGGTGGTGCGCAAGGTGGTGCGCAAAGTCCTGCCGGGGGAGGATGCTGGCAGTGCCAAGGAGCCAGGGCGAGACACCAAGTCTCCCGAGCCAGTGCCACCTCCCAGGAAGGAGGAGACGGGTCGTTCCGCCATGCCAGCTCCCCCTGCTGCGCCACCTCCCCCCACCGTGCCGGTAGCCCCCGCCAAGCCAGAGCCCAAGGATGAGATCTCAGCTGGGCTCAAAACCCTCATGGCAAAGGGCAAAACCAAAGAGCACCGGCCACGGCTCCGGccaggggacaggcaggagaAGTCCCCTGAGCCGGCCAGGGGGGATGCGAAGCCGTCCCTGTCCCCGGGCACCAAAGCCAAACCGGAGCCGCTGGTGCAGTCTTCAGGAGGGAAAGCGGAGCCGGCAAAGGCATCTGCTCTGAAACCCACTGCCCTGGAGAGGCACAAGGTACCAGTGTGTGCACGGCGGGGGATGCTCTAA
- the CRYBA1 gene encoding LOW QUALITY PROTEIN: beta-crystallin A3 (The sequence of the model RefSeq protein was modified relative to this genomic sequence to represent the inferred CDS: deleted 1 base in 1 codon): MGEAAVPPELDTVPAAKMAQTNPLPVPMGPWKSVRSRGRENRQPQPCHPPVPERLRSSLQTAPLPRELISTGITVYDQENFQGKRMEFTSACPNIMECGFDNIRSLKVECGAWVGYEHTGFCGQQFILERGEYPRWDAWSGSNAYHIERLMSFRPVCSANHKESKITVFEKDNFIGRQWEIGDDYPSLQAMGWANNEVGSMKIQCGAWVCYQYPGYRGYQYVLESDHHGGDYKHWREWGSHAQTSQIQSIRRVQQ; encoded by the exons ATGGGCGAAGCAGCAGTA CCGCCTGAGCTAG acACCGTACCAGCAGCAAAGATGGCTCAGACAAACCCTCTGCCTGTCCCCATGGGCCCATGGAAG AGCGTTCGGAGCAGAGGCCGGGAGAACcgccagccacagccctgccacccacccGTCCCAGAACGGCTCCGCTCCTCTCTCCAGACAGCACCGCTACCCCGGGAACTGATCTCCACAGGG ATCACCGTCTATGACCAAGAAAACTTCCAGGGCAAGAGGATGGAATTCACTTCAGCCTGTCCAAACATCATGGAGTGCGGCTTCGACAACATCCGCTCCCTGAAGGTGGAGTGTGGAGC CTGGGTCGGTTACGAACACACCGGCTTCTGCGGGCAGCAGTTCATCCTGGAGAGGGGAGAGTACCCACGCTGGGACGCCTGGAGCGGCAGCAATGCCTACCACATCGAGCGCCTGATGTCCTTCCGCCCCGTCTGCTCCGCT aaTCACAAGGAATCCAAGATCACTGTCTTTGAGAAAGACAACTTCATCGGCCGCCAGTGGGAGATTGGCGATGACTACCCCTCGCTGCAGGCCATGGGCTGGGCTAACAACGAAGTGGGCTCCATGAAGATCCAGTGCGGCGC ctggGTTTGCTACCAATACCCTGGGTACCGTGGCTACCAGTATGTCCTGGAGTCCGACCACCACGGAGGAGACTACAAGCACTGGAGAGAGTGGGGTTCGCATGCCCAGACCTCCCAGATCCAATCCATCAGGCGTGTCCAGCAGTAG